One Xylanivirga thermophila DNA segment encodes these proteins:
- a CDS encoding PHP domain-containing protein → MIIDHDLHIHTNLSSCSNDPDAIPSKIIKKARKNGLKTIGFCDHFWDETVPGASGWYKGQDFTHVSLIRNQIPRDKEGIDVLIGCETEYCGGGKIGISKARVEEFDYVLVPISHFHMKGFVVPDTNLSFEDMANLLVERFIEVLQLDIATAIPHPFYPVGYTQYVDEILSYVEDNAFYDCFNMAADKKVGIEVSNVMFPGSRGKKYDGFHDETFLRILSIARECGCMFYFGSDAHELDSIGLVKNLGPYAQRIGIAEKQLMLNIL, encoded by the coding sequence ATGATAATAGATCACGATTTGCATATACATACAAATTTGTCTTCATGTTCAAACGATCCAGATGCTATTCCTTCCAAGATTATAAAAAAAGCAAGGAAAAATGGATTGAAAACTATAGGATTTTGCGATCATTTTTGGGATGAAACTGTGCCAGGAGCCTCTGGATGGTATAAAGGTCAGGACTTCACACATGTATCCCTTATAAGGAATCAAATACCAAGAGATAAAGAAGGTATAGATGTTTTAATAGGTTGTGAGACGGAATATTGTGGAGGAGGCAAGATTGGCATATCCAAAGCTAGAGTAGAAGAATTTGACTATGTTTTAGTTCCCATATCCCATTTTCATATGAAAGGATTTGTTGTACCGGATACGAATTTGAGTTTTGAGGATATGGCGAATTTGCTAGTTGAAAGATTTATCGAGGTCTTGCAACTAGATATAGCAACAGCAATACCACATCCTTTTTATCCTGTAGGTTATACTCAATATGTAGATGAGATTTTATCATATGTAGAGGATAATGCTTTTTACGATTGCTTTAATATGGCAGCAGATAAAAAGGTGGGGATTGAGGTGTCTAATGTAATGTTTCCCGGAAGCCGTGGCAAGAAATATGATGGATTTCATGATGAAACTTTTTTACGGATTTTGAGTATTGCAAGGGAATGTGGATGTATGTTTTATTTTGGTAGTGATGCCCATGAATTGGATTCCATAGGGTTGGTTAAAAATCTTGGACCTTATGCCCAAAGGATTGGAATAGCTGAAAAACAACTTATGTTAAATATATTATAG
- a CDS encoding Gfo/Idh/MocA family oxidoreductase, whose amino-acid sequence MKHIGFIDYYIDEWHANNYPAWIRENITKKGWDWDISYVWAEIDNPNGLDTDSWCKKYNVERVDTIEELVEKSDFIMVLSPDNPENHERFSKLALMSGKPVYIDKTFSPDLASGVRMFKTAEQYNTPMFSSSALRFAEELSIYPDSDVNHDSIEYVATMGPGYFDNYAVHQIEMIVSLMGVGAKRIKSLSSTNGRFLSIEYNDGRRASMLQIQDMPFQLSMQLKDGKGIFIKECSDTFPRLIDEIMNFFNTKEIPVAQEETLEIMAIIEAGNKALKNYDTWIDISHY is encoded by the coding sequence GTGAAACATATAGGTTTCATTGATTATTATATTGATGAATGGCATGCTAATAATTATCCCGCATGGATTAGAGAAAATATAACTAAAAAGGGATGGGATTGGGATATAAGCTATGTATGGGCTGAAATTGATAATCCTAATGGACTGGATACTGATAGCTGGTGTAAAAAATATAATGTAGAGCGTGTAGATACCATAGAAGAACTGGTAGAAAAGTCAGATTTTATAATGGTTTTATCTCCAGACAATCCCGAAAATCATGAAAGATTTTCAAAGCTAGCATTGATGTCAGGTAAACCGGTTTATATAGATAAGACTTTTTCGCCAGATCTTGCTTCAGGGGTTAGGATGTTTAAAACTGCTGAGCAATATAACACCCCTATGTTTTCGAGTTCAGCGCTTCGTTTTGCCGAGGAGCTTTCTATCTATCCTGATTCAGATGTAAATCATGATAGTATAGAATATGTAGCTACTATGGGACCGGGGTATTTTGACAATTATGCAGTTCATCAAATTGAAATGATAGTGTCATTAATGGGAGTCGGAGCAAAAAGGATTAAAAGTTTGTCTTCTACAAATGGAAGGTTCTTATCAATAGAATATAATGATGGACGAAGGGCCTCTATGCTCCAGATTCAGGATATGCCATTTCAGTTATCTATGCAGCTAAAAGATGGCAAGGGAATATTTATAAAGGAATGTTCTGATACATTTCCCAGGCTTATCGATGAAATAATGAACTTTTTTAATACTAAAGAGATTCCTGTAGCCCAGGAAGAAACCCTTGAAATAATGGCTATTATAGAGGCAGGTAACAAGGCTTTAAAAAATTATGATACTTGGATAGATATATCCCACTATTAA
- a CDS encoding LacI family DNA-binding transcriptional regulator, with product MATIYDIAKKAGVSVATVSRVLNGVDHPIKEETRIKVLSVAEELNYHPNTIAKSLVGGRTYTIAFLIPSIANDFYTQLAEAIEDKLHDRGYITYLCNTKRNIDKETKYVESIIERKVDGVIFSPTRVRPEDNRQNKRNIEELIKNNVPVVAFGSHFEGVSQIHINTYEGSIKATSYLIDLGHLRIGFVDGLMAGTRRSRRKGYMAALKDSYIGVDDELIVSGDLTLQGGYECTKTLLSLKDPPTAIITVNNLMAMGALKAAGDMGVNVPNELSVIGFDDSVLAQIIEPSLTVVRQPLGIIGDLAEQLLMEQIEDDASIRTVEVMPELITRQSCHKVN from the coding sequence ATGGCTACGATTTATGATATAGCAAAAAAAGCAGGTGTATCTGTAGCTACGGTATCCCGTGTATTAAACGGAGTGGATCACCCTATAAAAGAAGAGACTAGAATAAAGGTATTAAGTGTAGCAGAGGAACTAAATTATCATCCAAATACAATTGCAAAAAGTTTGGTGGGGGGAAGGACATATACTATAGCCTTTCTTATTCCCAGCATTGCAAATGACTTTTATACCCAATTGGCAGAGGCTATAGAGGATAAGCTCCATGATAGGGGGTATATTACTTATCTTTGTAATACAAAACGTAATATAGATAAAGAGACTAAATATGTTGAGAGCATCATCGAGAGAAAGGTAGACGGGGTAATATTTAGTCCTACTAGAGTAAGACCAGAAGATAATAGGCAGAATAAAAGAAATATAGAAGAGTTAATAAAAAACAATGTACCAGTTGTAGCTTTTGGTAGTCATTTTGAAGGTGTCAGTCAAATCCATATAAACACATATGAAGGATCTATTAAGGCTACCAGCTACCTTATAGATTTAGGGCATCTAAGAATTGGGTTTGTAGATGGGTTAATGGCAGGTACCAGACGGAGCAGACGAAAAGGCTATATGGCCGCATTAAAAGACAGTTATATAGGAGTAGATGATGAGCTTATTGTTTCAGGGGATTTAACCTTGCAAGGGGGATATGAATGTACGAAAACTTTATTATCTTTAAAAGATCCTCCTACAGCCATAATTACCGTTAATAATCTTATGGCAATGGGTGCGCTGAAAGCTGCTGGAGATATGGGCGTAAATGTACCAAATGAGTTATCTGTAATAGGATTTGATGATAGCGTATTGGCACAAATAATAGAGCCGTCCCTTACGGTTGTCAGACAACCGTTGGGTATTATAGGCGATTTAGCAGAGCAACTTTTAATGGAGCAAATAGAAGATGATGCCTCAATTAGAACTGTAGAAGTAATGCCCGAGCTAATAACAAGGCAGTCTTGCCATAAAGTGAATTAA
- a CDS encoding sugar phosphate isomerase/epimerase family protein: protein MSYPIIAAQLYTVRDFTKIPKDIEKTFKKLKEIGYNAVQVSGIGPIEHERLKHMADEAGLKICATHISFDKLEDDFDDVVKQHKLWDCEYVGLGSMPGEYRTNEEGFKNFAHKASEIARRLNDQGLKFVYHNHNFEFTRFGNTTGMDILFNESDPDAFQFEMDTFWVQAGGANPVDWIKKLKGRMEVIHFKDMAVGLDMKPIMSEVGEGNLNWKDIIDACKDIGVKWAPVEQDICKRDPFESLSISLKNLKKMGLSSEVK, encoded by the coding sequence ATGAGTTATCCAATTATTGCTGCCCAGCTTTATACTGTTAGGGATTTTACCAAGATTCCTAAGGATATAGAAAAGACTTTTAAAAAGTTGAAAGAAATAGGCTATAATGCTGTACAGGTATCAGGTATAGGTCCTATAGAACATGAACGCTTAAAACATATGGCAGATGAAGCGGGGCTAAAGATTTGTGCTACCCACATATCCTTTGATAAATTGGAAGATGACTTTGATGATGTGGTAAAGCAGCATAAATTATGGGATTGTGAGTACGTAGGTTTAGGTAGTATGCCTGGAGAATATCGCACTAATGAAGAAGGATTTAAAAATTTTGCCCACAAAGCATCTGAGATAGCTAGAAGACTCAATGATCAGGGCCTTAAGTTTGTATATCATAATCATAATTTTGAATTCACACGATTTGGTAATACAACGGGGATGGATATATTATTTAATGAAAGTGATCCAGATGCCTTTCAGTTTGAAATGGATACATTTTGGGTTCAGGCGGGAGGCGCAAATCCAGTAGACTGGATAAAAAAGTTAAAAGGTCGTATGGAAGTTATACATTTTAAGGACATGGCAGTAGGCTTGGATATGAAACCCATAATGTCAGAGGTAGGAGAAGGAAATCTAAACTGGAAGGATATAATAGATGCCTGCAAGGATATAGGAGTGAAGTGGGCACCTGTAGAGCAGGATATATGTAAGAGAGATCCGTTTGAGAGTTTATCCATTAGCCTAAAAAATTTAAAAAAGATGGGGTTGTCATCTGAGGTAAAATAG
- a CDS encoding FAD-dependent oxidoreductase, whose amino-acid sequence MRSICEHERVIPIIVETDVLVAGGGTAGAVAAISAAREGANVVLIEQFGGLGGTATQSLVTPMMHTYIENNPMCSSISQEINDRLIESGYGYKGNNGNGGYFDPLMLKYLLEKMAVESGVNLLYYTFVSDVIIKDNKVQGLIIENKNGRNALLGKVIIDCTGDADLAWKAGVPCDKGDEDGKNQPLSLRYLVGGIDLEKFSDFIRNYDKNFRYKESIFYSAVTSKGDGVLDPVFKEAIKKGDLTEEDAIYWEIFGVPGRYDTLAFNCPEFFEDVDGTNAYHLTKAQIKGKEAIMRHLKFYKKYFNGFENAYVSEIAPMVGIRESRRIIGEYKLSDEDVLLKRKFNDYIAKSNYPVDIHGKTLKYEDLKAVEDDRPYYEIPYRCLLPVDIENMLVAGRCISASFLAQSSLRIQPTVRAIGEAAGIAAAIAVKEDILLQQIDGTRIREIMIDRGGNF is encoded by the coding sequence ATGAGGTCTATTTGTGAGCATGAACGGGTAATACCTATAATAGTTGAAACCGATGTCTTAGTGGCAGGCGGGGGCACGGCAGGTGCTGTTGCAGCCATTTCGGCAGCTCGTGAAGGAGCAAATGTAGTATTAATTGAACAGTTTGGAGGGTTAGGGGGAACTGCTACACAGTCTCTAGTTACCCCTATGATGCATACTTATATAGAAAACAACCCCATGTGTTCATCTATAAGCCAGGAGATAAATGACAGACTGATAGAAAGTGGATATGGGTATAAGGGGAACAATGGTAATGGAGGATATTTTGATCCGTTAATGTTAAAGTATCTGTTGGAAAAGATGGCTGTAGAATCGGGAGTTAATCTTTTATACTATACATTTGTATCAGATGTTATTATCAAAGATAATAAAGTACAAGGCTTAATAATAGAAAACAAAAATGGCCGTAATGCCTTGCTTGGAAAAGTTATTATTGACTGTACAGGAGATGCAGATTTAGCCTGGAAGGCAGGGGTTCCATGTGATAAGGGCGATGAAGATGGGAAAAATCAGCCATTATCCTTAAGATATTTAGTAGGTGGAATAGATTTAGAGAAATTTAGTGATTTTATAAGAAACTATGATAAAAACTTTCGTTATAAAGAATCCATATTCTATTCAGCAGTTACATCCAAGGGGGACGGTGTATTAGATCCTGTATTCAAAGAAGCTATTAAAAAAGGAGATTTAACGGAAGAAGATGCAATATATTGGGAAATTTTTGGAGTTCCCGGTAGGTATGATACTTTAGCTTTTAATTGTCCTGAATTTTTTGAAGATGTGGATGGTACCAATGCATATCATCTTACCAAAGCACAGATTAAGGGCAAAGAAGCTATAATGCGACATTTGAAATTTTATAAAAAATATTTTAACGGGTTTGAAAATGCATATGTTTCAGAAATAGCTCCCATGGTAGGGATTAGAGAGTCAAGGAGGATAATTGGTGAATATAAGCTTAGTGATGAAGATGTATTACTAAAAAGAAAGTTTAACGACTATATAGCTAAATCTAATTATCCGGTAGATATCCATGGCAAGACTCTAAAATATGAAGATTTAAAAGCAGTAGAAGATGATAGACCGTATTATGAAATACCGTATAGATGTTTATTGCCCGTTGATATAGAAAATATGCTTGTTGCCGGTAGATGTATCTCCGCCTCATTTTTAGCCCAATCATCACTCCGCATTCAACCAACTGTTAGGGCAATTGGCGAAGCAGCAGGTATTGCAGCAGCTATTGCAGTAAAAGAGGATATATTATTGCAGCAAATAGATGGGACTAGAATTCGAGAAATTATGATTGATAGGGGAGGCAATTTCTAA
- a CDS encoding Gfo/Idh/MocA family protein codes for MEKVKVAMVGCGRISEVYREVFKTLKDKVEVKYSVDIDKERAEEFASHFNGCRAITDYKEILDSEVDIVHLATPHYLHPIMAIDFMNHKHHVLTEKPMAITLKDADDMIKTSDKNGVKLGVIFQTRYVKGCMELKKFIEEGKLGKILGARSYLSWSRPDSYYAESNWKGTWDKEGGGVLIDQAIHSLDRVQWLVGSNIQWIEGSMANRMHQVVRVEDVAEALVKFENGCLYQLYACNAYPINAPIEIEIVGEKGKVGLVQDLAWVELEGQERYEIHEGYDGLYVGPSYWGSSHITQIKDFYKSVMEDKPVAIDGREGRKALELVLGIYKSAREHKRIDLPFED; via the coding sequence ATGGAAAAAGTAAAAGTAGCAATGGTTGGGTGTGGGAGGATTTCAGAGGTATACAGAGAAGTATTTAAAACTTTAAAAGATAAAGTAGAAGTAAAATATTCAGTGGATATTGATAAAGAACGAGCTGAGGAGTTTGCTAGTCATTTTAATGGCTGTAGAGCCATCACGGATTATAAGGAGATACTTGATAGTGAGGTAGATATAGTACATTTGGCTACTCCACATTATTTGCATCCAATAATGGCAATTGATTTTATGAATCACAAGCACCATGTACTTACGGAGAAACCAATGGCTATCACACTAAAAGACGCCGATGACATGATAAAGACATCTGATAAAAATGGAGTAAAACTAGGAGTTATTTTTCAAACACGATATGTAAAAGGTTGTATGGAGCTGAAAAAGTTTATTGAAGAAGGTAAACTAGGTAAAATCTTAGGTGCTAGATCATATCTTTCATGGTCACGCCCTGACAGTTATTATGCAGAATCTAACTGGAAAGGTACATGGGATAAGGAAGGCGGCGGTGTACTGATAGATCAGGCCATCCACAGTCTTGATAGAGTACAATGGCTAGTTGGCTCTAATATTCAGTGGATTGAAGGGTCAATGGCTAATCGTATGCATCAGGTTGTTCGTGTTGAAGATGTTGCTGAGGCACTTGTAAAGTTTGAAAATGGATGCTTATATCAGTTATATGCATGTAATGCTTATCCTATAAATGCACCTATAGAGATTGAAATTGTAGGTGAAAAGGGAAAGGTAGGTCTTGTGCAGGATCTGGCATGGGTAGAATTAGAAGGTCAGGAACGTTATGAAATTCATGAGGGATATGATGGATTGTATGTAGGACCTAGTTATTGGGGCAGCAGTCATATCACTCAAATAAAGGATTTTTATAAGTCTGTTATGGAAGATAAACCCGTGGCTATAGATGGACGTGAAGGCCGTAAAGCGCTAGAACTTGTACTTGGTATATATAAATCAGCCAGAGAACATAAAAGGATAGATTTACCATTCGAAGATTGA
- a CDS encoding sugar phosphate isomerase/epimerase family protein: MDKFILSGFADEIDMDLNIQMDVMDKCNIKHIEMRGVDGKGLVEHDKEKVNEIKKRLDDRNFRISAIGSPIGKIDITDPFEEHLDLFKYTIDIAHTLDAKYIRMFSFFIPKGQDPYIYRDEVINRWEMFVDAAKDSGLVLLHENEKDIYGDTPERCLDLLKTLDCPYVRATFDPANFVQCGVEVYPHAFNMLRPYIEYMHIKDALSRDGSVVPAGYGDGNIDKIIGELYKENDNPMYLSLEPHLGKFAGLVALEKDNNRIENLPSSGEEKFITAFNALKNILSEIVD, translated from the coding sequence ATGGATAAGTTTATTTTAAGTGGTTTTGCAGATGAGATAGATATGGATTTAAACATCCAGATGGATGTGATGGATAAATGTAATATTAAGCATATTGAGATGCGAGGTGTCGATGGAAAAGGATTGGTAGAGCACGATAAGGAAAAAGTAAATGAAATCAAAAAGAGGTTGGATGATAGAAATTTTAGAATATCCGCTATAGGCTCTCCCATAGGTAAGATTGACATAACTGATCCCTTTGAAGAACATTTGGATCTTTTCAAATATACTATTGATATTGCCCATACTCTGGATGCAAAATACATTCGTATGTTTAGCTTTTTTATACCAAAAGGGCAGGATCCATATATATACAGGGACGAGGTTATAAACAGGTGGGAAATGTTTGTAGACGCCGCAAAAGACTCAGGGCTTGTATTATTACATGAAAATGAAAAAGACATATATGGAGATACTCCAGAACGGTGTCTTGATCTGTTAAAAACCCTTGATTGTCCTTATGTAAGGGCTACATTTGATCCTGCTAATTTTGTGCAGTGTGGTGTAGAAGTCTATCCACATGCCTTTAATATGCTAAGACCGTATATAGAATATATGCATATAAAAGATGCTTTATCTAGAGATGGAAGCGTAGTGCCTGCAGGATATGGGGATGGAAATATAGATAAGATAATAGGGGAATTATATAAAGAGAATGATAATCCTATGTATTTGTCATTGGAGCCACATCTTGGAAAATTCGCAGGTTTAGTAGCTCTGGAGAAGGATAATAATCGAATAGAAAATTTGCCATCTAGTGGCGAAGAAAAATTTATTACAGCGTTTAACGCACTTAAAAATATATTATCAGAAATTGTAGATTGA
- a CDS encoding Gfo/Idh/MocA family protein has product MDTVRIGVIGIGNMGSYHALYLANGEIKGAILTAVCDINPERIKWAKENLKGDIRLFDNADDLFESNCVDAVVIATPHYDHSPIAIKAFEHGLHVLTEKPAGVYTRQVREMNEAAEKSGKVFGIMYNQRTNPLYQKVRDLITSGELGDIKRTIWIITNWYRPQSYYDSGGWRATWAGEGGGVLLNQDPHQLDLWQWMCGMPKRVRAFCAFGKYHNIEVEDDVTAYVEYPNGATGLFVTCTGEAPGTNRFEVSGDRGKLVIEDGKLIFWRLRTPEREFNSTFKGTFGEPECWKCEVPIKGNETGHRGIMQNFVDGILKDSNLLAPGIEGINGLQISNAMHLSSWTDNWVNIPVDEDLFYEKLEEKIKNSNFKKIIKEQVSSVEGTF; this is encoded by the coding sequence ATGGATACAGTACGAATTGGGGTCATAGGTATAGGTAATATGGGAAGTTATCATGCCTTATACTTGGCAAATGGAGAAATAAAGGGTGCAATTCTTACTGCTGTGTGTGATATAAATCCTGAACGCATTAAATGGGCAAAGGAAAATTTAAAGGGAGATATAAGGCTATTTGACAATGCAGATGACCTTTTTGAATCAAACTGTGTAGATGCAGTAGTTATTGCTACTCCGCATTATGATCATTCACCTATTGCCATAAAGGCTTTTGAGCATGGGTTACATGTGCTTACTGAAAAGCCTGCTGGTGTTTATACAAGGCAAGTAAGGGAGATGAATGAAGCTGCAGAAAAAAGCGGAAAAGTATTCGGCATAATGTATAATCAGCGTACCAACCCACTATATCAAAAGGTAAGGGATCTGATAACATCGGGGGAATTGGGTGATATTAAGAGAACCATATGGATCATAACCAACTGGTATAGGCCCCAGAGTTATTATGATTCAGGTGGTTGGAGGGCTACCTGGGCGGGAGAAGGTGGAGGAGTACTCCTAAACCAGGATCCCCATCAATTGGATTTATGGCAATGGATGTGTGGTATGCCAAAGAGAGTGAGGGCATTTTGTGCATTTGGTAAGTATCATAATATAGAAGTTGAAGATGATGTTACTGCTTATGTAGAATATCCCAATGGTGCTACAGGGTTATTTGTAACATGCACTGGTGAAGCTCCTGGTACCAATCGATTTGAAGTATCTGGAGATAGGGGTAAACTCGTGATTGAGGATGGAAAGCTTATATTTTGGAGACTTCGTACACCAGAGAGAGAGTTTAATAGCACATTTAAAGGAACTTTTGGTGAGCCAGAATGCTGGAAATGTGAAGTGCCTATAAAGGGAAATGAGACGGGACATAGAGGAATAATGCAAAATTTTGTAGATGGCATATTAAAAGATAGCAATCTGTTGGCACCTGGTATTGAAGGAATAAATGGCCTTCAGATTTCAAATGCCATGCACCTATCATCATGGACGGACAACTGGGTGAATATACCGGTAGATGAAGATTTATTCTATGAAAAGCTAGAGGAAAAGATAAAAAACTCTAATTTCAAGAAGATAATTAAAGAACAGGTAAGCAGTGTAGAAGGTACGTTTTAA
- a CDS encoding ADP-ribosylglycohydrolase family protein: protein MHITYLTFAERLSVEILQSADEGKNIEKYMNAVKEIKTLDDNKKEEKSAQLIDELISINAVNAQIDEPSDIEDIRKRRSSGPRRMLVNMDDDILYDKIFGAWLGRCSGCLLGQPVEGWYRDRIWGFAKDTNNYPINYYFSSKVPDDIRKKYNIKDDGIVYSSNKINWINNIEHMVEDDDTNYTILALSIINQYGLNFTSENVAESWMFNLPILHTCSAERVAYQNISNMMDAPQSAIFRNPYREWIGAQIRADFYGYITPGYPELGAEMAWRDARISHTKNGIYGAMWVAAMLSAAAITDDIEEVIRVGLSEIPKDSRLAKGINKVFGWQKEGLKWEEAIDRLHEEYDETIGHNWCHTIPNAMIVAISLIYGHGDFERSVGIAILAAFDTDCNAATVGSIIGMLQGAGNLPYKWIEPLKDTIISGVQGFGKIAISELARRTIPFARRTMQL from the coding sequence ATGCATATTACATATTTAACTTTTGCTGAGAGATTATCTGTGGAGATTCTTCAAAGTGCAGATGAAGGAAAGAATATAGAAAAATATATGAATGCAGTTAAGGAGATAAAAACTTTAGATGACAATAAAAAAGAAGAAAAGTCAGCACAGCTAATAGATGAACTGATCTCTATTAATGCAGTAAATGCCCAGATTGATGAACCTTCAGATATTGAAGATATAAGGAAGAGGAGAAGTTCAGGTCCTAGAAGAATGCTTGTAAACATGGATGATGATATACTATATGATAAGATATTTGGAGCGTGGTTAGGAAGATGTAGTGGATGTCTTCTAGGGCAGCCTGTGGAGGGTTGGTATAGAGATAGGATATGGGGATTTGCTAAAGATACTAATAATTATCCAATAAATTATTATTTTTCATCTAAAGTGCCAGATGATATTAGGAAAAAATATAATATAAAAGACGATGGAATTGTGTATAGCTCAAATAAAATAAATTGGATCAATAATATAGAGCATATGGTGGAAGATGATGATACAAATTATACCATATTAGCCTTGTCTATAATTAACCAGTATGGACTTAATTTTACATCAGAGAATGTTGCAGAATCATGGATGTTTAACCTACCTATTTTACATACCTGCAGCGCCGAAAGGGTAGCTTACCAAAACATATCTAATATGATGGATGCACCTCAATCTGCCATATTTAGGAATCCATATAGGGAGTGGATTGGAGCACAGATAAGGGCAGATTTTTATGGATATATAACTCCTGGATATCCTGAATTGGGTGCAGAGATGGCATGGAGGGATGCAAGAATATCCCATACTAAAAATGGTATATACGGTGCCATGTGGGTAGCAGCTATGTTATCTGCTGCAGCTATAACAGATGATATAGAAGAGGTTATAAGGGTAGGGTTATCGGAGATACCTAAAGATAGCAGGTTGGCCAAAGGAATAAATAAAGTTTTTGGATGGCAAAAGGAAGGTTTGAAATGGGAAGAGGCTATAGATAGATTGCATGAAGAATACGATGAAACTATAGGACATAACTGGTGTCATACTATACCTAATGCAATGATTGTAGCAATTTCGCTTATCTATGGTCATGGGGATTTTGAACGATCTGTAGGCATAGCTATATTAGCAGCTTTTGATACGGATTGTAATGCGGCTACAGTAGGTTCTATTATAGGTATGTTACAAGGGGCAGGCAATTTACCTTATAAATGGATAGAACCTTTAAAAGATACTATAATATCAGGTGTACAAGGTTTTGGAAAGATAGCCATATCGGAACTTGCAAGGCGGACTATTCCCTTTGCTAGAAGGACAATGCAATTATAA
- a CDS encoding MBL fold metallo-hydrolase: protein MNIKFLGTAAAEGWPALFCQCDACKRAQELGGKNIRTRASCLIDNRYLVDFSPDTYMHKLIYNLDLSQVESCFITHSHSDHFHPLDFEMRLDGFAHIKDRIPLNLYGNSKVKKLFDYALSGMDFTDVVNYHLLQPFDEVEAGDVKLVALPADHDKREDCFIYIIEINRKTLLYGHDSGYYPKKTWDELEKYIFDGVILDCTFGPKDCRSGHMGLSTDIDVKNRFLEIGSAHNNTKFIITHFSHNMKLMHHEIEKIAKSHGFITAYDGLEVEI, encoded by the coding sequence ATGAATATTAAATTTTTAGGTACTGCAGCGGCAGAAGGTTGGCCGGCCTTATTTTGTCAATGCGATGCATGTAAGCGTGCACAAGAATTAGGTGGTAAGAATATAAGAACTCGTGCGTCCTGTCTTATAGATAATAGATATCTAGTGGATTTTTCACCTGATACATATATGCATAAATTAATATATAATCTTGATTTATCGCAGGTTGAGAGTTGTTTTATCACCCATTCCCATTCTGATCATTTTCATCCCCTTGATTTTGAGATGCGACTAGATGGGTTTGCTCATATAAAAGATAGAATACCTCTTAATCTATATGGAAATAGCAAGGTAAAGAAGCTATTTGATTATGCCCTTAGTGGAATGGATTTTACAGACGTAGTAAATTATCATCTTTTACAGCCATTTGATGAAGTAGAGGCGGGAGATGTAAAATTAGTAGCACTTCCAGCAGACCATGATAAGAGGGAGGACTGCTTTATATACATTATAGAGATAAATAGGAAAACTCTTTTATATGGTCATGATTCAGGGTATTATCCAAAAAAAACATGGGATGAATTAGAAAAATATATATTCGATGGTGTTATATTGGATTGTACCTTTGGCCCTAAAGATTGTCGTTCGGGGCATATGGGGCTTTCAACAGATATAGATGTAAAAAATAGGTTTTTAGAGATCGGCTCAGCACATAATAATACTAAGTTCATCATCACTCATTTTTCGCATAATATGAAGCTTATGCACCATGAAATTGAGAAAATAGCAAAATCCCATGGCTTTATAACGGCATATGACGGATTAGAAGTTGAAATATAA